The genomic region CTTGCGCCGAGCGCGGGCCACGTGTCGTACCGGATGCGCGACGGCGTCACCCGCGATCTTGCCACGCTGGGCGAAGCCGAACGGCGCCTCCTGTTCCGCACCGATTGGGGTTTTGTGCATCAGGATCCCGCGCAGGGCCTGCGCATGGCGGTCTCGGCCGGCGCCAACGTCGGCGAGCGGCTGATGGCGGTGGGCTGGAATCACTATGGCCGCATTCGCGACACCGCGTCGGACTGGCTGACCCGGGTCGAGATCGACACAGCCCGCATCGACGATGCGCCGCGCACCTATTCCGGCGGCATGCGCCAGCGTCTCCAGATCGCCCGCAACCTCGTCACCGAGCCGCGGCTCGTGTTCATGGACGAGCCCACCGGCGGGCTCGACGTGTCGGTACAGGCGCGCCTGCTCGACCTCTTGCGCAGCCTCGTCGCCGAGTTGAACCTCGCCGTCGTCATCGTCACCCACGATCTCGCGGTGGCGCGCCTCCTGTCGCACCGCGTGATGGTGATGAAAGGGGGCCGCGTCATCGAGACCGGCCTCACCGATCAGGTGCTCGACGACCCGCGCGAGCCCTACACCCAGCTCCTCGTCTCCTCGATCCTGCCGCCATGAACTTTACAATATGAGTTTTCCAATGACCGCCATGATCGACATCACTGACGCCGGCAAGACCTTTACGATGCACCTGCAGGGCGGCATCGAGCTGCCGGTGGTGCGCGGGGTGACCTTCCAGGTCAATCCAGGCGAGTGCGTCGTGCTGTCGGGGCCATCGGGCGCCGGCAAGTCGTCGATCCTGAAGATGATCTTCGGCAATTATCGCTGCGACAGCGGCCGGATCGGCATCCGCCATCGCGGCGCTGTGGTCGATCTTGCCACCGCCGAGCCGCGGCAGGTGCTCAACATCCGCCGTTCCAGCATCGGCTATGTCAGCCAGTTCTTGCGCGCCGTGCCGCGGGTTGCGACCATCGACGTCGTCGCGGAGCCGCTGATCGTCAACGGCACGAGCCGGACTGAGGCACAGGCGCGCGCCGGCGAATTGTTGCATCGTCTCAACATCCCCGAACGGCTCTGGCAGCTTCCGCCCGCGACCTTCTCCGGCGGCGAGCAGCAGCGCGTGAATATCGCGCGCGGCTTCATCTCGGACCTGCCGATCCTGCTGCTGGACGAGCCGACCGCCTCGCTCGATGCGGCCAACCGCGCCGTCGTGGTCGAGCTGGTCGCTGAAAAGAAACGACAGGGCGTCGCCATGGTCGCCATTGTCCATGACGACGAAATCCGTCATCTGATTGCCGACCGCATCATCGACGTCACCAGCTTTGCCGCCGCGGCCTGAAGGAATGGGGAAATGAAGAAGGAATCCGTGATCGCCAATGCCAGGATCGTGCTGGCTGACCGGGTGATCGAGCAGGGCTGGCTCGCGCTTGCCGACGGACGCGTTGCGGAGATCGGCGAGGGGAGGGCGCCCGCGGGTGCCGAGGATGCCGGCGGCGATCTGATCATGCCCGGCCTGATCGAGCTCCACACCGACCATCTCGAAGCGCATTACGTGCCGCGGCCAAAGGTGTTCTGGAATCCGGTCGCCGCCGTCATCTCCTATGACGGCCAGCTCGCGACCTCGGGCATCACCACCGTGTTCGATTCGCTGCGGGTCTGGCGC from Bradyrhizobium sp. CB1015 harbors:
- the phnL gene encoding phosphonate C-P lyase system protein PhnL → MTAMIDITDAGKTFTMHLQGGIELPVVRGVTFQVNPGECVVLSGPSGAGKSSILKMIFGNYRCDSGRIGIRHRGAVVDLATAEPRQVLNIRRSSIGYVSQFLRAVPRVATIDVVAEPLIVNGTSRTEAQARAGELLHRLNIPERLWQLPPATFSGGEQQRVNIARGFISDLPILLLDEPTASLDAANRAVVVELVAEKKRQGVAMVAIVHDDEIRHLIADRIIDVTSFAAAA
- the phnK gene encoding phosphonate C-P lyase system protein PhnK, translating into MADQNLLDNDEPLLVAKSLSKSFGRINACREVSFSLYPGEVLAIVGESGSGKSTLLQMLSGQLAPSAGHVSYRMRDGVTRDLATLGEAERRLLFRTDWGFVHQDPAQGLRMAVSAGANVGERLMAVGWNHYGRIRDTASDWLTRVEIDTARIDDAPRTYSGGMRQRLQIARNLVTEPRLVFMDEPTGGLDVSVQARLLDLLRSLVAELNLAVVIVTHDLAVARLLSHRVMVMKGGRVIETGLTDQVLDDPREPYTQLLVSSILPP